The genomic segment AGATATCGGGTAAATATATGGCCACTAAATTGTACAGTATATTATTGTCTGGAACAATTACACAGTACTTGCCTACAAGCATGTTTAATAACCACTTACAAAATTTCGAATAATgttttaatttatattaatttaaCATCTCTAATCCAAAAATGTTTAAACGATGCAGTAAAATAAATATCTGACGGAGCACAGCAGTTGTACCGTTAGCAGGGTTATGTTACACAATtcaattgtgcttttttttcctaAACGAATTTCAAGGAGCGCAAAACCAACTTAATTCTCCAAAGTGTCGCGTAATCAAGCCATGATGCATAGCATGGACTAAAAAACCCATTTACTCTgaacaaaaaaaggaaagaagTCCTTGCCACGGCGTACACTTATATATGTCATATACCAATCTTTCCATGTCGCATACGATTCACAAGAAGCACCTCTAAATCTTAGAGGGATAAAATAATCATGGATGGGTGGTAGATATCTTCTTTCTCCGCGCTGAATATGTTTTATGAAAGTGATTGAATCATAGCTaccggataaaaaaaaaaaagagggggggggacgttttTAAAGTCATATGAGCAAATTAAAAATACCAGTCCTCTCGGTGGGATCAGCAGCTGACTCGACTGGGCTGCTGTTTGCACACGAAGTCTGTCATGAAATCAAACTCGTTTTGTCCCAACCATAGTTCCGGTAGCTCCTTGATGCGGTCCAGTCCCATTTCTATGACCAAAGACATCAAGACCTCCTCGTCCAGAAAATCCGTGTCGATGACGTTGGGGGGCAGTATTGCTGCGGGCACATGATGCGTCGGCGTGGGCAGGCTGCTTAGTTTCGGGTTGCCGTCTCTGAATTGCTGTCCGTGCCCGTTAATCTGATGGCTTGCGGGATGCAGATCGGGCATATAATGGTGATGAGAGGGTTGCGTGTGGTGGCTATAATACGGCGTGttcagcttctgcagctgcaTGCTGGCCGGCAGTTGTCCTTGACCGCTACCCACGTAGTGAGAGCCGTAGCGGGCGGTTGGGGGCATAGTGGCGCTCGCATGTCCTCCGTTTACATTCCCAGAGCCTATAGGATGCCGGATCCCGTGGTTTGAGTTTACATTCCCCCCTCCGTAGTGCAAATGATCGCTCATTAACCCACTGTAGCcatgctgctgttgctgctgctgctgctgatggTGATGCGGGTTTGTAAACTGGCCCATTCCCATCCGACGCGCTTGTTGGTGGTGATGAAGACCATTAACAGCTTCGGGGAATCGTCCATGGTTCATAGCCATCATGCGGTCTGCCATTCCCCCCTgtctaaacaaaaacaaacaaaataaaacaatatatatataaaattgagACATTAAAGTAGTTCCCACGCGTGCCGGAGAAAACTCCCGCTTGAAGACCTACAAGATGCACAAATATCATGAAACAAACGTCGTATCAGCGCTTTAAGATAAATTAGACGCCAACTAagtgaaaaaccacacatcgTGTGTTAGGCAACTGTGTGAAACAGATCAGCCTCTTAATAAAGACAATGCATCAAATGCACAAAATAACTTACCAAAACAGGTAACAATTAACCTCAACTTGAGACAACTTTTATATGAAAGCGGCGACTTcaccaaaaaaagagaaaattaaAACTCCTTCCCGCGACTTTGACCTCACGTGTGTGCGCGTACAAAAATCAGAATTAAACCTAATTACCTCCTCGGCTAGATCTCCTGGCAGTAAAGTATCGCTGTCAGCTCCGTGGAAAAGTCCAGCAAGTAAATGTGATCTGCAGTCCAAAATCGCCACTTGCATAGACCACCGATGCTTAGAGCCTCCGTACCCTGTGCGAACATATAAAAGTGCTCAAGGCGCTTTTGGCCGGTGCTGATATACAATCATCCAGGGGCGGAGCGTAACAAAAGCCCGAGTCCGGATCCAGGATCGTGCAAAACATGGAGCGGATTTAACACGCAGCGATCCGCCGAAGACCATTACCTCACTGCAGCTATTTCTGTTCGTAAATGCAACGGAGGGGAaagaaagaaggaaagaaaggAAGAAAGAACATCATGGAATCGCGTTTCATGGCTGCAAAAGAGCAGCGCTGTCAAAAGATAAAGGGAATCTGCAATCTTTGCATTATTATATCAATATGAAAACATATAGCAAAATGAAAACACACTCAGATTTATAAGCAGGAATATAAAGTATATGTATGGATGTATATTTGTGCGTGTTTATATCCacaaatgtatgtatgtgtgtgtgtgctgcttaACGTGATATATTCCACATTTCGATTACAGCCGCAGAAAAGCTGCCTAACGTGATTTATTCACCGGCTGACAGAGTGTTACATCTGTGATCCGATGTGACTGCGGCCGCGCTCCTACTTGCTGGATGTAGGTTCGGAAACGGCGCTCCGCGTTTTGCAAAGCGCCCCGCTCCGGTTCCCAGACGTGCGCAGCTTGAGTGCTGTACGCGACTCCGAGCACAGGCTCCCCAAAGACGGGACGTGAGAGGCGTCACTGCCCTGTAAACAAACCTATTCACCTCAGGCCGACCATGCCCACTGCAGCAAGCAAACACCCTCCCGCTGCGCATCCGCGGGGCTCGCTGCGTCTCGCGCCGTCTAAATATGGACCGCGCTCCAAATTAACGCGCCCGGATTGGAAACAAATTAGCAATGCATGAGTGCAAATACCAGGTTATAAAAGGAAACACAACTTAATAATGTTAACGGGGTGGCCATTTGTTTTAGCATGCACTCGGTCGTCTTGGGTTACtacacacagagacaaagaATTCCAGTAGCATTGCTAATCCGTGTATATAAACTAACCGAAACTGTCTCTAATCCCTTTGTTCcattgtgtatgtatatatcaaTCTAATTAttatgtgtatatgtacatataatTGATTTCTGTGCATATTAGTTATGCTTTATGTGCATGCGAATTTGTATCATGTTATGATATTTTGGAGTTGTTGCATttcctggtaaaaaaaaaaagaatacagtTAGATGTTTTAACAGGCTTGTTTCAGAAGGCCAAACCTTTGTGTCAaaacaaatgcagtaagtgatgAGGAGACCTTAGTGGTAATTTAACCTAAAAGACAAGAACAGTGTATTTCAAATATGCATTATAATCAAATTCCGCTGTGTGCTGACACAAAGAATGAGTCTGAAGTGGCCCGGCTCCATGTTCCTCTAGTGCCATGCAGTGTTTTGTGTGAGTTTTTGAAAAGCAACAGTGTTTTGACTGAGCGTGAAGGAGAGCTATGGGAGGACCCTCGGCTGACTGAGTAGTAGATAGAAAGGCACTGCAGAAATAAATGCAAAGGAATGCTTAGACATTCTGAGCGAGCCATTCATCTGGAGAGCACACTgctggctggggggtggggggtactgTATAACTGCCACGTTAAAAAtctggcggtgggggggggattgtggtGGGCAGGGGGGATTGTGGTGGGCAGGGGGGATTGTGGTGGGCAGCCCCTTTTCCTTAGAGGCGTGAAACTGAaacaaagagaagaaattaGGGCATATTTACAATTTGGAAAGAATCTTCACTGCATCATTGCAGTGGCAGTGGGATGGAGAGTAAAAGCAGAATGGGGCTGAGAGTTGGAGCCCAGGGCTTATGCTTCCTGCTGTTTACTCTCCAGGCCTGACGGACGTAGATGGGGACACGCtggaaagtgacagtgctggatgGAGAGTGAGCTTTCAGGGCGAGCTGTAGGACATTGTCATCCTCCTTAGTGGATAGGTGTCCAAGCCAGTAAAAAAAGCTTCAAATACTGAAGATGGTGGGTGCAGATGTGCTTCGGCTGGTTAATCAGGTTATTCTTACTGGTTAATGTCTCTAGCATAACGATGCCATTCAGAAGCTTGCTTTACAGATGCAGTTGTGGTCAACCTGAGATGTCTTGGCTGGCTGATGTTCAGGAAGTGCTCACTTTATAATGCTCTTGGGTAAGGCTACTCTATCTAACATAGCCATTACTGTAAGAGAGCAGGTTATCTGAATAGCCCCCTATAATTAGTTAATTTAAATTATGAAGGATGTAAGATGGTTTGCTTTTTATCCTGCCTGTCATGTTCTTAGGCCGCAATTCAAGGTTGACTGACTGTACAAGATTCTGAATGAAAGGAGCTGAAAAGAGGTCTTTCACATTACAATAGGCTATTTTAAAAACtgagtgcagttttttttttgactgcttCATGTCTCTAATTTGTCATGGTTAATACTCACTTTCATCTTTGActtaatgaaaaaataaacacatacaGGCACTATATGTCTTCTTGCATAAAAGCCGCAGGTAACGTAATATTAAATACATACTAACATATATCAACTCTTCTTAAGCTTAATACATGATTTCTGTTATGTCATGGCTACATTACTCTTGTTCCCGAATACTGTAATGTTCTGCTACTTGACTGGAAGTTTTGTCAAAGCCAGAGCTACATAAGACaaagatacacacacaggtttgtaattatatctttgtggggactctccattcatttctgtggggaaaactcATAATCCCAACACGACGACCTTTAGTCCTACCCGGTCCTGaccataaccataaataaccaaatagAATATGATACTTTTGGCGTTTTACTTTTTTGAGTCTATTCACagatgaaaaatggtccccacaataactgttttttattacattgtggggaacatttggtccccacaatgtaatataaacataatccacacacgcaGTTTTCTATAGATGCTTGCTGACCTGGGAATGAAACAGTATCACAGCTTTTGAATACGGCCagggaggattttttttttaacttggtGTCATCATGTTAATAGTGGAATAAACGGTCACCATTATTGCACAAAATGCACTAAAGTGAGAGATGTGAAAATGCAGTCTCTATGAATGGATTCATCACTGAGCGCATAGCATTTGTCAAACTGACATTAGCTGTGCACAAGATCTTTCCAgatgtttcattttaatttagcTTTACAGTCTAAGAACCCAGGGCATCATAAATACCCTGTAGATTCTACAGTGTCAGAATTTAGGTCATAATGACAAGCATTTGCAGAACATGGATTATAACAATATGGTACCACTTACTGTGGATTTCACACACTACCATACtgacagattattattattattatttttaattcagCATTGACTCCAAGATAATGCACAATAtagtatttttttctccaatttgTGCACCATCGAAACCTACCTGAAGCCATAATTGGGCTCTCGGCAATTTACTACTTTGTTTTACAAGAAGAGGGATGTTTTCCCATATGCCCTCAGGAACAAAACACCAGGTACAGTAATTTATAACTGAAGATTAAAATATGGTCAGAGTGGCAACCCGAGAGAGAATGTAAAGATCTGCATCTGGCTAATAGCAAATTTGTATGCAGAACATCGCTGGTTTGGAAGGAGCCTTTGAAGGGAACATTGGGCCATTTTTTAACTTAGCCGTAGCACAAACAGGCTTAGTGGCTGAATTTCCTGTTTTTACATCATTCCTTTGACTTGAGtatatttaaattattcatTTCAGCATAAATGGCAATAAATATGTTCTGCCCAGTAATCCTGGGGCATTttctaggaaaaaaaaatgtacactaGTGGCCAGAATTGTGGAAACATTTCcaatttttagagattgcagaactttattccagttactccagttacttatttaatcgcCCAGCatatgatatttgtaaacataCTTTGACTGCATATAAACATTACCGCCGATATTTGTGTAGAATTTTTCAAAGCCAAAGATGCTagatgtttccacaattttggccatttCAGGCATTACTTAGTTGATTTTGCCAAAATGAGGTTCACTATATTGCAGGGgtaattgtataataatcttactccatctAAATAAACATTCGCTAAACAAGTAAACTCCATCTATTCAAGCTTTCGGGAGATTCCATCCTAAGTACACAAGCTAATATGCTGTAATAGCTGTGAGGAGTCCCTGTGTGGTTTAGCCTAAATGATACACTTTGCTTGTGAAAGGGGGATGCTTGTCTTTCATTTGATTCCTGTCTGATTAACAGATTTCCATCCTGTACTGGCTCTTATTCCGGAGTAGTCCCGTCTGATTCTGAAGCTTCATTACGGCTCCTGAATCCAATAGGACAATGGCATTCCTCGGCTTCTTAATCTGAACGTCAGGCTCGAATCAGCCCCAGCGGGGAATCAAACTAATGAGCCCATAACCACTAAGCCATATGGCTGGAGCGTAGTGCGCATCAAGGCCCCGGGAAGCCTTCTCCTCAGCTCTTACGCACGCGATGTTACAAACGGCACGGAACTACCCCAGGTGCGGCTCACGTTTAGCACTCTCCTCTGCCTATGGAGGGGCGGAGAGTTTCCGAAGATACAGATCGCAGACGGCGCTGTCTGCTGTAACGTCCAGCCACCTGATCAGCGCGAGGCAGCAATAAACCCGGGGGTCAGCATGATTTCATAGAAATCGAGCGCATCGTTTTATGCCTCATAGTAAATCAGTGGGCAAGGTTGGAAAGGGGTGTTAATCCTACAATCTTTTAATCGAACCTCACAAACCAATATATGGTCTTGCCACGGATTGACTGCTACTCTATAGTTTGTGTGGCGACTC from the Brienomyrus brachyistius isolate T26 chromosome 19, BBRACH_0.4, whole genome shotgun sequence genome contains:
- the cited2 gene encoding cbp/p300-interacting transactivator 2, whose amino-acid sequence is MADRMMAMNHGRFPEAVNGLHHHQQARRMGMGQFTNPHHHQQQQQQQQHGYSGLMSDHLHYGGGNVNSNHGIRHPIGSGNVNGGHASATMPPTARYGSHYVGSGQGQLPASMQLQKLNTPYYSHHTQPSHHHYMPDLHPASHQINGHGQQFRDGNPKLSSLPTPTHHVPAAILPPNVIDTDFLDEEVLMSLVIEMGLDRIKELPELWLGQNEFDFMTDFVCKQQPSRVSC